The genomic interval TAAGGCAGCAATAAGCGCATCAGCTTGCGATTGATCAGCGAGGGTGGTTTGTATGATGCAAGCTGCGTGTAAAGACGTCATCTGATAGTCTCCTTCAATGATGGTTGTATCCATATTAGCGTGAAGCCGTATGCTCCATCAAACTAAGGCCTAAGCTGACCATAACTGTCAGTCATTTCATCAGCCATTACTGAACTGACTTTTTGCGGCAGTGGCGTCCTTTCTTGCTGATTTGTTAACGAATTTTTGAGAATAGAGAGATTGTTTAGCGGTATTTTTGACTATTGGTGACGCACTTGATCAATAACGTAAAAAAATTAATAGAATTAATCGGCTTAATTGGTGAGTCTAAAAATCTTAGTCATTGAAAACATTAAATTAATTATTTACAGGTATGAATATAGCAATAAAATCAGCGGATTTAAGTACCGATGATGTAAGAAGTGTCGAGTGATCGACGACGTGTTACCGCTTATCTGCAAGCTTCATTGATAAGAGTAGTCAGCAGAAGCGAGTAGCGATGCTAATATTGAAGTGCCAGATGTCTACTGGCGATGTGGTGCGAAATTCATAGAACCTAATCGTTCTATTTAACAGCCCTCTTGAGGCGAGCCGGATGTGATAGACAGCATCCGGTATTTTTTTGCCTAGAGATTGGTTTCCTGTAAATAAGCATGCACAGCCTCAGTGTTACCACGGTAGAGTACGCGTGCACTTTTTTGCTCGAGCTGATGGGCATACATCGGATCATAATACTCACGTAACAAGGCTTCTATCCAAGTGTGGTGCTGCTCTGGGTTGCCGCGTCGGTGAGCGATTAGCGCGCTTTCAAGGGTTTTGGCTAATTGTTGGTAGCGCAGGCCGCCGAGACGCTTGCGCAAATTAGCTAAAGACTGACGCAAATCGTCACTAAAAGCGTCAAATCCCGCTTCCTCACCCAGATGGGTCTGCCAGAGGTTGAGTTTATCGAGGATGTAATGGGTAAAACTATGCGCCACGCGGCTCGCTAAATCGGCCTCGACTAACACAATTGGCGCACGTTGCATGGTAGCACGCAGATCTGGTGGTACAGCGCAGCGGCCAATAAGGTGGCTCTCGTCTTCGAGTAATAATGGCTGATTTGGATAGTGATACTGCGCCTTGATTAAAGCGCAGGCGAGGCGATTTTCAAAATTGAGCTGCGTGGGTTGCCCGTCAGGATGTTTGCCAAAGGCACTGCCACGATGGTTAGCCAAGCCTTCTAAATCCAGCCATTTGGTCTGTTTTTTCAATAGGTCAGTTTTCCCGCTACCGGTGTAACCAGCAAGAATAATCATTGGCGTGTCGCGTAATATTGCCGTTTGCTGCTCAAGCAAAAACTGGCGCAGCGCTTTATAACCCCCGCAAATGCGTGGATAAGAGATGCCTGCTTCAGCAAGCCAGCTTTGCACAATTTGACTACGCAGTCCGCCGCGCCAGCAATAGA from Suttonella sp. R2A3 carries:
- the mnmH gene encoding tRNA 2-selenouridine(34) synthase MnmH, giving the protein MDADKADYQRLILNDIPLIDTRAPAEFSKGALPMSTNLPLMDDNERAQVGTCYKKYGQHAAIALGHQLVSGTRKTTRIEAWLNFAHTHPQGYLYCWRGGLRSQIVQSWLAEAGISYPRICGGYKALRQFLLEQQTAILRDTPMIILAGYTGSGKTDLLKKQTKWLDLEGLANHRGSAFGKHPDGQPTQLNFENRLACALIKAQYHYPNQPLLLEDESHLIGRCAVPPDLRATMQRAPIVLVEADLASRVAHSFTHYILDKLNLWQTHLGEEAGFDAFSDDLRQSLANLRKRLGGLRYQQLAKTLESALIAHRRGNPEQHHTWIEALLREYYDPMYAHQLEQKSARVLYRGNTEAVHAYLQETNL